In Haladaptatus paucihalophilus DX253, the following proteins share a genomic window:
- a CDS encoding TCP-1/cpn60 chaperonin family protein — MEQPPTSPSGQISGYTRFDRSETSEIIETAAEEMGSLVRSTLGPSGLDKLVVRRQQDDEIRGLASNDGISIIEEFEGETNHPVAQHLIETAEAQEDDFGDGTTTTVLLTSELLTAGLDLVAEGVAPTTVIEGFSIAAQRTLEVWDDSSVSLASSNGASLDRDLLRNVALTGMTNGSTKSWSLHGLADPVVEAVLRVSNPQTGSVDLSFVRTEAMPGGSVADSSLVPGAFVPKEPYWGTGELPVEGPALLVGGDVAPRDPAFQGNVTADTDGFDGVRTVDTRRFDDIAAAIRATGAVAVIASGDIHRDIAQELGSRGVLTVQNVKDSRIEFLARATGASVSTPLVSADVVDAEATAPVRIDQRFDQQDESWLAVMATGPDVPEAVSFVVRGGSDSVAREAERRVKDGLNAVRAAVMRPEALPGGGAAEIAAAVALRDFAPGVAGRAQLAVEAFADAIETIPLTLARNAGRDALGTVLDLRSRHAGGNGRAGITANGVVVDDVFDHGAFDPQLVRTSGFVRGVEFTNSYLRIDGILYNATPGSPLDGASP, encoded by the coding sequence ATGGAGCAACCACCTACTTCCCCATCCGGTCAGATCTCCGGATACACTCGTTTCGACCGGTCCGAAACGAGCGAAATCATCGAAACCGCGGCCGAGGAGATGGGAAGCCTCGTCCGGAGCACGCTTGGACCGTCCGGCCTCGACAAACTCGTCGTTCGCCGACAGCAAGACGACGAGATTCGCGGACTCGCGAGCAACGATGGGATTTCCATCATCGAGGAGTTCGAGGGGGAGACGAACCATCCGGTCGCACAACACCTCATCGAAACGGCGGAGGCACAGGAGGACGACTTCGGGGACGGGACGACAACGACGGTACTGCTGACGAGCGAACTGCTCACCGCCGGACTCGACCTCGTCGCCGAGGGTGTCGCCCCGACGACCGTCATCGAGGGGTTCTCCATCGCCGCCCAGCGGACGCTCGAAGTCTGGGATGACTCCAGCGTCTCGCTAGCGTCGTCAAACGGTGCATCGCTCGACCGCGACCTCCTTCGGAACGTGGCGCTAACCGGGATGACGAACGGGAGTACGAAATCCTGGTCGCTGCACGGTCTCGCCGACCCCGTCGTGGAGGCCGTCCTCCGCGTGTCGAACCCGCAAACCGGTTCGGTGGACCTCTCGTTCGTCCGAACGGAGGCGATGCCGGGCGGGAGCGTCGCCGATTCGTCCCTCGTGCCCGGTGCGTTCGTTCCCAAGGAACCGTACTGGGGAACCGGAGAACTGCCGGTCGAGGGACCAGCGCTGCTGGTCGGCGGCGACGTGGCACCCAGGGACCCGGCGTTTCAGGGCAACGTGACGGCGGACACGGACGGGTTCGACGGTGTGCGGACCGTGGACACACGCCGGTTCGACGACATCGCGGCCGCGATTCGCGCGACGGGCGCGGTTGCCGTCATCGCGAGCGGGGATATTCACCGCGATATCGCCCAAGAGCTGGGTAGCCGTGGCGTGCTCACGGTGCAGAACGTGAAGGATTCGCGCATCGAGTTCCTCGCCCGTGCGACTGGAGCATCGGTATCGACGCCGCTCGTTTCGGCCGACGTGGTGGACGCCGAAGCGACGGCACCCGTGCGCATCGACCAACGGTTCGACCAGCAGGACGAGAGCTGGTTGGCAGTGATGGCGACGGGCCCGGATGTCCCCGAGGCGGTGTCGTTCGTCGTCCGCGGCGGCAGCGACTCCGTCGCCCGCGAAGCCGAGCGGCGGGTCAAGGACGGGCTGAACGCCGTTCGAGCGGCGGTGATGCGCCCGGAAGCGCTTCCCGGCGGCGGGGCGGCGGAAATCGCCGCGGCGGTGGCGCTCCGCGACTTCGCACCGGGCGTCGCCGGACGGGCACAGCTCGCGGTCGAAGCGTTCGCGGACGCGATAGAGACGATTCCGCTCACGCTGGCTCGGAACGCCGGTCGCGATGCGCTCGGTACCGTGCTCGACCTCCGGAGCCGTCACGCGGGCGGGAATGGACGGGCGGGGATCACCGCGAACGGAGTCGTCGTCGACGACGTGTTCGACCACGGCGCGTTCGACCCGCAACTCGTTCGGACCAGCGGATTCGTCCGCGGCGTCGAGTTCACGAACAGCTACCTCCGCATCGACGGCATCCTCTACAACGCGACCCCCGGCAGTCCGCTCGACGGAGCATCGCCGTGA
- a CDS encoding carbohydrate ABC transporter permease, with the protein MATKSPQSNSSFLNDPRLKTIGFHAFVWSLTLIVLFPIIWMVVTSLNVTTVEELTQIGITGWLSGVSLNNYMTMLNQTTFLTWFINSAIVSLASTLISIVVCIFGAYSIGRLRFRGRKVVATFLLITQMFPYVVIVIPLFLVFRDLGLFNTLTGLVIAYIAFTLPFTTWMLRGFYENLPAQLEEAAMVDGSTRIGAVISVILPLSAPAIATTFIFGWILAWNEFLFALVLINDPTKKTLPPGIGSWIGQNTVNWGLIMAGSTAVSLPLLLLFVFLQRYLVEGLAEGAVKS; encoded by the coding sequence ATGGCAACCAAATCACCGCAATCGAACTCGTCGTTCCTGAACGACCCGAGGCTCAAAACGATCGGATTCCACGCGTTCGTGTGGAGCCTCACGCTCATCGTCCTGTTTCCCATCATCTGGATGGTCGTCACCTCATTGAACGTGACGACCGTCGAGGAGCTAACGCAAATTGGTATCACGGGGTGGCTAAGCGGAGTGAGCCTAAACAACTACATGACGATGCTGAACCAGACGACGTTCCTCACGTGGTTCATCAACAGCGCCATCGTCTCGCTGGCGTCCACGCTCATCAGCATCGTCGTCTGTATCTTCGGGGCGTACAGCATCGGACGGTTGCGATTCCGCGGTCGAAAGGTGGTCGCGACGTTCCTCCTCATCACGCAGATGTTCCCGTACGTGGTCATCGTCATCCCGCTGTTCCTCGTCTTCCGTGACCTCGGGCTGTTCAACACGCTCACTGGCCTCGTCATCGCGTACATCGCCTTCACGTTACCGTTTACCACGTGGATGTTGCGGGGATTCTACGAGAATCTCCCCGCCCAGCTAGAAGAGGCGGCGATGGTCGATGGCAGTACCCGCATCGGGGCGGTCATCAGTGTCATTCTCCCGCTATCCGCACCCGCCATCGCGACGACGTTCATCTTCGGGTGGATTCTGGCGTGGAACGAGTTCCTCTTCGCGCTCGTGCTCATCAACGACCCGACCAAGAAGACGCTGCCGCCGGGAATCGGCTCGTGGATCGGACAGAACACGGTCAACTGGGGGCTCATCATGGCCGGTTCGACGGCCGTCAGTTTGCCGCTCCTCCTGCTGTTCGTCTTCCTCCAACGCTACCTCGTCGAGGGACTGGCGGAGGGTGCCGTCAAGTCGTAA
- a CDS encoding carbohydrate ABC transporter permease, with translation MNEYNGITPPTWVGPAHYVKILSGWPEFWQVLLNTVSWAFGSIIIMLLVGMGFAVLLNREFRGRNVVQGLLLLPWAMPYIAVALNFQWMYNYNLGVFNGLLRLVGLGAIPWIGSSKFALFSAMLGWVWRNFPFFMISFLAAMKAIPDSLYEAALVDGSSRWELFRHITLPYLQPVIIVTTLLMSLWTFNNFTMIFVLTSGGPGMSSMVLPVYVYNNAFLSNSVGLASAIGMVMMVIMLGYGLVYLQLYRQDIGQV, from the coding sequence ATGAACGAGTACAACGGAATCACCCCGCCGACGTGGGTCGGCCCGGCACACTACGTGAAGATACTGTCGGGGTGGCCGGAGTTCTGGCAGGTGTTGCTCAACACCGTCTCGTGGGCGTTCGGCTCGATCATCATCATGCTCCTGGTCGGGATGGGGTTCGCCGTCCTTCTCAACCGCGAATTTCGAGGGCGAAACGTCGTCCAGGGGTTGCTCCTGCTGCCGTGGGCGATGCCGTACATCGCCGTGGCGCTGAACTTCCAGTGGATGTACAACTACAATCTCGGGGTGTTCAACGGCCTCTTGCGGCTGGTCGGTCTCGGCGCGATTCCGTGGATCGGGAGTTCGAAGTTCGCGCTGTTTTCGGCCATGCTCGGTTGGGTGTGGCGAAACTTCCCGTTCTTCATGATCAGCTTCCTCGCCGCGATGAAGGCGATTCCGGATTCGCTGTACGAGGCGGCGCTCGTCGATGGCTCCTCCCGATGGGAGCTGTTCCGCCACATTACGCTTCCGTACCTACAGCCGGTTATCATCGTGACGACGCTGTTGATGAGTCTGTGGACGTTCAACAATTTCACCATGATATTCGTGCTGACGAGCGGTGGTCCGGGAATGTCGTCGATGGTGCTCCCGGTGTACGTGTACAACAACGCGTTCCTGTCGAATTCCGTCGGGTTGGCAAGCGCCATCGGGATGGTCATGATGGTCATCATGCTCGGGTACGGACTGGTGTACCTCCAGCTCTACCGGCAGGATATCGGTCAGGTGTGA
- a CDS encoding beta-galactosidase, which produces MSIGVCYFPEHWPRERWTTDVEQMAEAGIEYVRMGEFSWSRLEPRPGELDFEWLETAVDLVHEHGMKAVLCTPTATPPKWLVDQHPDILQEEPDGSARHFGSRRHYCFNSETYREQTDRIVTVLAEHFADHPAVVGWQTDNEYGCHDTIRCYCDDCATAFRIWLREKYGGIDTLNESWGTTFWSQHHTDFEEIDPPRHTVTDHHPGRLLDYHRFASASVVSYNRSQADRLREANDDWFVTHNFMFDFGQLDPYDVGDDLDFAAWDSYPTGFPQVADDDPADADELRVGNLDQIGFNHDRYRCAAPGNFWVMEQQPGAINWPPETTQPAKGAMRLWAHHAVAHGADVVSYFRWRRCLEGQEQYHAGLRKRDGTADRGYHDATAAAAELADLDRGSVTAPVALVLDYESLWALDEQAMSPDFDYWNHLHTYYHALRGRGVQVDVLPTDADFEDYDAVLAPSLHLVGDDVESAFRRYVESGGHLLFTIRSGEKDPHNKLHATRPPGPLADLAGVRVDQHESVPADSPDARLSYRGERYGYRTWAEWIDADDARVVGQYATGIGEGRTAITVREAEPGSVAYVGIWPDAELADALVSDVLTRANVTHAADPLPDRVRVAHRGDLTWVFNYSSEPIDVDVGDADVRLGEETVPGYDLLVIEGTPTDVAVER; this is translated from the coding sequence ATGTCGATAGGCGTGTGTTATTTTCCGGAACACTGGCCCCGAGAACGATGGACCACAGACGTCGAGCAGATGGCCGAGGCGGGAATCGAATACGTCCGCATGGGCGAGTTCTCCTGGTCGAGACTCGAGCCGCGACCCGGCGAACTCGACTTCGAGTGGCTCGAAACCGCGGTCGATCTCGTGCACGAGCACGGGATGAAGGCGGTACTATGTACCCCCACGGCGACGCCACCCAAATGGTTAGTCGACCAGCATCCGGACATCCTTCAGGAGGAACCGGACGGGAGCGCCCGTCACTTCGGCAGTCGGCGACACTACTGCTTCAACTCGGAGACCTACCGGGAGCAGACCGACCGCATCGTCACCGTCCTCGCCGAACACTTCGCCGACCATCCGGCGGTCGTCGGCTGGCAGACCGACAACGAGTATGGCTGCCACGACACCATCCGGTGCTACTGCGACGACTGCGCGACGGCTTTTCGGATCTGGCTGCGTGAGAAGTACGGCGGTATCGACACGCTGAACGAATCGTGGGGGACGACGTTCTGGAGCCAGCACCACACCGATTTCGAGGAGATCGACCCGCCGCGTCACACGGTCACCGATCACCATCCGGGGCGGTTGCTCGACTACCACCGCTTCGCGAGCGCGAGCGTCGTATCCTACAACCGATCCCAAGCGGATCGACTGCGGGAGGCGAACGACGACTGGTTCGTCACCCACAACTTCATGTTCGATTTCGGTCAGCTGGACCCATACGACGTCGGCGACGATCTCGACTTCGCCGCGTGGGATTCGTATCCGACCGGATTCCCCCAAGTCGCCGACGACGATCCGGCCGATGCGGACGAACTTCGGGTCGGAAATCTGGACCAGATCGGATTCAATCACGACCGCTATCGCTGCGCCGCACCCGGGAACTTCTGGGTGATGGAGCAGCAACCGGGGGCGATCAACTGGCCGCCCGAGACCACCCAACCGGCAAAGGGTGCGATGCGTCTCTGGGCACACCACGCGGTCGCTCACGGTGCCGACGTCGTCTCCTACTTCAGGTGGCGACGGTGTCTGGAGGGACAGGAGCAGTATCACGCCGGGCTTCGAAAGCGGGACGGGACCGCCGACCGCGGATATCACGACGCGACGGCGGCGGCGGCGGAACTCGCCGATCTCGACCGAGGTTCGGTCACCGCTCCCGTCGCGCTCGTCCTCGACTACGAAAGCCTCTGGGCGCTCGATGAACAGGCGATGTCGCCCGATTTCGACTATTGGAACCACCTCCACACGTACTACCACGCGCTTCGGGGTCGCGGCGTACAAGTAGACGTACTTCCGACCGACGCCGACTTCGAAGACTACGATGCGGTCCTCGCCCCGTCGCTGCACCTCGTCGGCGACGATGTCGAGTCGGCCTTCCGACGATACGTCGAGAGCGGCGGTCACCTGTTGTTCACGATTCGTTCGGGGGAGAAGGACCCGCACAACAAGCTACACGCCACTCGACCGCCGGGACCGCTCGCCGACCTCGCGGGTGTTCGCGTCGATCAACACGAGAGCGTCCCAGCGGACTCGCCCGACGCCCGCCTCTCGTATCGGGGCGAACGGTACGGATATCGAACGTGGGCGGAGTGGATCGACGCCGACGACGCGAGGGTCGTGGGGCAGTACGCGACCGGGATCGGCGAAGGACGTACGGCCATCACCGTGCGTGAAGCCGAACCCGGGTCGGTCGCTTACGTCGGGATCTGGCCGGACGCCGAACTCGCGGACGCCCTCGTCTCCGACGTGCTCACGCGGGCCAACGTCACACACGCGGCCGACCCGCTCCCGGACCGCGTCCGGGTCGCCCACCGCGGCGATCTGACGTGGGTGTTCAATTACAGCAGCGAACCGATAGACGTCGACGTCGGCGATGCAGACGTTCGGTTGGGCGAGGAAACCGTTCCCGGCTACGACCTACTCGTGATCGAGGGGACTCCTACAGACGTAGCGGTGGAAAGGTAA
- a CDS encoding ThuA domain-containing protein — protein MADKTSVLLIGENTFPFHEFDEMAPRIENALGDDIAVTRTTDRDSLRSLDDYDVLADYLTDSSLSGAQRDGLSSFVADGGGYLGIHCAADITSTHDGSGGIDHRDEPFPELRELLGGHFIGHPEQSTLRVDIADTDHPVTAGIEDFEVFDEPYTVDYDEDAIRVLARMDHPDLDDYPVTWVRTVGDGNVCYVSLGHTAEAFENPQYRRLLRNAVRWVSA, from the coding sequence ATGGCCGACAAAACCAGCGTGCTTCTCATCGGGGAGAACACGTTTCCCTTCCACGAATTCGACGAAATGGCACCACGTATCGAGAACGCTCTCGGGGACGACATCGCCGTGACTCGAACGACGGACCGTGATTCCCTGCGCAGCCTCGACGACTACGACGTCCTCGCCGACTACCTCACCGACAGCTCCCTTTCCGGCGCTCAGCGAGACGGTCTCTCGTCGTTCGTCGCGGATGGTGGCGGTTATCTCGGGATACACTGTGCCGCGGACATCACCAGTACCCACGACGGATCCGGTGGCATCGACCACCGGGACGAACCGTTCCCGGAACTCCGGGAGTTGCTTGGCGGGCACTTCATCGGGCATCCGGAGCAATCGACGCTTCGCGTCGATATCGCCGATACCGATCACCCGGTTACCGCCGGGATCGAGGATTTCGAGGTGTTCGACGAACCGTACACGGTCGATTACGATGAGGACGCGATACGCGTCCTCGCTCGGATGGACCACCCCGATCTCGACGACTATCCGGTCACCTGGGTACGGACGGTCGGCGACGGAAACGTCTGCTACGTCTCGCTCGGGCACACAGCTGAGGCATTCGAAAACCCGCAGTACCGACGCCTCCTTCGAAACGCCGTTCGATGGGTGAGCGCCTGA
- a CDS encoding IclR family transcriptional regulator, which produces MDAKHPVKTTEKTLALVEELMERGSCGVTELAEGSGMGKSMVHNHLTTLRKYGYVVKVGDEYQLGLKFLEVGGHTRKSMELYEVAEPEIKALADETGELANLLVEEQGKGVYLMRAKGAKAVDLDTHAGLRTYLHTTGLGKAILAHLPEERVDEIVERHGLERVTPQSIGTREELFETLEEVRERGYAIDDGERLEGLRCIAAPVRTSSNEVLGAISVSAPANRVSDDDLHDELSKRVLNAANVVELNINY; this is translated from the coding sequence ATGGACGCAAAACACCCGGTGAAAACCACCGAAAAAACGCTCGCCTTGGTCGAGGAGTTGATGGAACGGGGTTCGTGTGGCGTGACCGAACTCGCCGAGGGGTCGGGTATGGGAAAGAGCATGGTCCACAACCATCTGACGACCCTCCGGAAGTACGGATACGTCGTGAAGGTCGGGGACGAGTACCAACTCGGGCTGAAGTTCCTCGAAGTCGGCGGCCACACACGGAAATCGATGGAACTCTACGAGGTTGCGGAACCGGAAATCAAAGCGCTCGCTGACGAAACCGGCGAGCTCGCGAATCTCCTCGTGGAAGAACAGGGAAAGGGCGTCTACCTGATGCGAGCCAAAGGCGCGAAAGCGGTCGATTTGGATACGCACGCCGGTCTCCGAACGTACCTCCACACGACGGGACTCGGAAAGGCGATTCTCGCGCACCTACCCGAGGAGCGCGTCGACGAAATCGTCGAACGGCACGGGCTCGAACGCGTCACGCCGCAGAGCATCGGTACGCGAGAGGAGCTGTTCGAGACGCTGGAAGAGGTCCGCGAGCGAGGATACGCCATCGACGACGGGGAACGATTGGAGGGCCTCCGCTGTATCGCAGCACCGGTTCGCACCTCCTCGAACGAGGTGTTGGGTGCCATCAGCGTCTCCGCTCCCGCGAACAGGGTGAGCGACGACGACCTCCACGATGAACTGTCGAAGCGGGTACTCAACGCGGCCAACGTCGTCGAACTCAACATCAACTACTGA
- a CDS encoding sugar phosphate isomerase/epimerase family protein — MDVGVLTVALAEESIEDTFSYLSDLGVGAVELACGGFVGDPHLPREVYLDDEEAQAELQSLLDENDLYVSALATHNNPLHPVEDKAAEADEELRETIRLASQLDVDAVTTFSGLPGGGPDDSVPNWITAPWPDEHHEAHEYQWNEVAIPYWQELEAYADDYGVDIAIEMHPNMLVYEPHGMLELREATGDRMGANFDPSHLFWQDIDITDAIRLLGEADAIHHFHAKDTKVYDANAREKGVLDTTPYTEEANRSWLFRSIGYGHGEAFWKDVVSTLRMVGYDGALSIEHEDSLTSATEGLEKAIDVLDRAVFESNPGDAYWV, encoded by the coding sequence ATGGATGTCGGAGTCCTCACGGTCGCATTAGCCGAAGAATCGATAGAAGACACGTTCTCGTACTTATCCGATCTGGGAGTCGGTGCGGTCGAACTCGCCTGCGGAGGGTTCGTCGGCGACCCACACCTTCCTCGGGAGGTGTATTTGGATGACGAAGAGGCCCAAGCCGAATTGCAGTCGTTGCTCGACGAAAACGACCTGTACGTCTCGGCACTGGCGACACACAACAATCCGCTGCATCCCGTGGAGGATAAGGCGGCCGAAGCCGACGAGGAGCTTCGCGAGACCATTCGTCTCGCGAGTCAACTCGACGTAGACGCCGTCACGACGTTCTCAGGTCTGCCCGGCGGCGGCCCGGACGACTCCGTCCCGAACTGGATCACCGCGCCGTGGCCCGACGAGCATCACGAGGCCCACGAGTATCAGTGGAACGAGGTTGCCATCCCGTACTGGCAGGAACTCGAAGCGTACGCGGACGACTACGGCGTGGACATCGCCATCGAGATGCACCCCAACATGCTCGTCTACGAACCGCACGGGATGCTCGAACTCCGCGAGGCGACGGGCGACCGTATGGGCGCCAACTTCGACCCGTCCCACCTGTTCTGGCAGGACATCGATATCACCGACGCGATTCGTCTCCTCGGCGAAGCGGACGCCATTCACCACTTCCACGCCAAGGACACCAAAGTGTACGACGCGAACGCCCGCGAGAAGGGCGTGCTCGACACGACGCCGTACACCGAGGAGGCGAACCGCTCGTGGCTGTTCCGTTCCATCGGCTACGGCCACGGCGAGGCGTTCTGGAAGGACGTCGTCTCAACCCTGCGGATGGTGGGGTACGACGGTGCGCTCTCCATCGAACACGAGGATTCGCTCACGTCGGCGACGGAAGGCTTGGAGAAGGCCATCGACGTGCTCGACCGAGCGGTGTTCGAATCGAACCCCGGCGACGCCTACTGGGTCTAA
- a CDS encoding sugar-binding domain-containing protein, which yields MTPSEFDITNHVTPGKEHEVTVQVYRFSDGEAMETIDMFRYSGIYRSVHLFSTPEVHVRDFDVTAGLDEEDEYGIDVMDEVYCETHWWEGILAQTTAYHEQAVERFRRMLLRDRS from the coding sequence ATGACGCCGAGTGAATTCGACATCACCAACCACGTGACGCCGGGCAAGGAACACGAGGTCACGGTGCAGGTGTATCGGTTCTCGGACGGCGAGGCGATGGAAACCATCGACATGTTCCGCTACTCCGGCATCTACCGGAGCGTCCACCTGTTCTCGACGCCCGAAGTACACGTTCGAGACTTCGACGTCACGGCGGGTCTCGACGAGGAGGACGAGTACGGCATCGACGTGATGGACGAGGTGTACTGTGAGACCCACTGGTGGGAGGGCATCCTCGCGCAGACGACCGCCTACCACGAACAGGCGGTCGAACGCTTCCGGCGGATGCTCCTCCGCGACCGGTCGTGA